In Toxoplasma gondii ME49 chromosome X, whole genome shotgun sequence, a single genomic region encodes these proteins:
- a CDS encoding hypothetical protein (encoded by transcript TGME49_214120) — protein MASVSAFHSEEDGADASDDSSASVWTADFSSSVSSLSVSSSLSSLSPSSSPSSLSPSSPSSPISSPRQAAEESCSPRPSSSTVPAPGRRLRFVRCLSLLRLPLEPPSSSDPSSSCSPHLSSCFSCSLPVSASRTSSSSALSQRACSGLSSEEEKRRHLSGKRLPCSFSRTACVESERGEPGGAPAFFLTLRPVLPWWLHAPKCVRSPCAGRREKTARAAADAETTDANAGLSEGRCTPQGDKCLRCASPVSSARGAFHPTKETENLESDDAGQQREETKPRRIKTPFSTSSSTPSNPSSSPPPVEPERSFGSSVCDPFLSEHSLSECSSPNSLALSSPVCSVLPCEAVGDAGEGKSELRCLPAIRSGLFFTQQPSWNLSGADDLDALSALCHSFWLSLTPVSPHPKRQSPASSSSSTSSSSSGSPASPPALVSSRPSHVCRGRLEALQFSGDDDAQGAEVPLCWVNLRELRPLHPGETLWTSPSAPHACAVVVTLVDGQRLTNLSPSFPCTVSPCPRVSPPSRSLSLSFLRRSKTLDSRPSASSPLDSSAPSPQLPSPHAHSEVSPTHAEVSPAYGTVSGVPRPLRGFVRHDSGTGPLGAGAGVSSFALTRSATSFPPGRSADEYQLPCSSPVLGGLSEREAGAASLPALSAQTLWTRLESLRQLATEVTRVKCERRRRERQLSALLGGAVDTPQRERERRRGDAVDVLGSGAGNWENGEQSTCKPAFSSSAWQYSEGKDEKEEKRDRALPPVSRTVSSAGPGEKRETRQQAVSRFIKVSPPSCDCPSTSSLSRSGLCADFKSSVSPGVSLARCLGRSGLRARVEALREAVASERRSLETASPWGESRGQAVCGDLPLLRHALYCRRIRMLCELVQIFPVENYGRDRTIRGLEIPSLDVLERSLFGVVSPPVSSRRRGSAPQALTGPAGPESSGTGPAAGLEGRDSLSDAQGVATSVGSFSFANGGAMALLRGASGSGSSGFVALAGSGPTASAPAQLAPAEAETLSAAVGFLVHLVVFIQKYLDLPVVSPILSPLFQPHALRLLSPTLWGAGPSDEKGRRMHSLRLQVLLQQHELSLKQLASGAFEPSEGRAQEAGGSRASLLGGGALGRDSLAAGAFFGGRGATVQTTGSTANAASLLGLAANGSSTGASLSAPLPALDWRIQLPLYLHPSAGGGGGTAMLQRQQTFLEGLRTVAECLSEEWGAELGVRLSQSQVRVRFVGSRPCGDGTDDREEDMEDPLNVLETVETILHREMWGFGSLS, from the coding sequence TCATTCCGAGGAGGATGGTGCAGACGCATCTGACGACAGCTCTGCCTCCGTGTGGACCGCAgacttttcctcttctgtctcttctctttctgtttcttcctccctttcttctctctctccctcttcgtcgccttcttctctttctccttcttctccttcctctccgatATCTTCTCCTCGACAGGCAGCTGAAGAGTCCTGTTCTCCTCGACCCTCTTCCTCTACTGTCCCCGCTCCAggccgtcgccttcgctttgttcgctgcctgtctcttcttcgtctccccctcGAACCGCCTAGTTCCTCCGATCCCTCGTCTTCATGCTCACCTCATCTgtcctcttgtttctcttgttctcttcccgtgtctgcctctcgcacttcctcgtcttcggcTCTTTCGCAGCGAGCATGCTCTGGACTGTCgagtgaggaagagaagcgtcGGCATCTCTCAGGGAAGCGTCTTCCTTGTTCGTTTTCGAGGACTGCTTGCGTGGAGTCCGAGCGCGGAGAGCCCGGCGGAGCTCCAGCGTTTTTCCTGACGCTGCGTCCGGTGCTGCCGTggtggctgcatgcgccgaaaTGCGTTCGCAGCCCCTGTGCAGGCCGCCGCGAGAAGACAGCTCGCGCggcagcagacgcagaaacgacGGACGCAAACGCAGGCTTGTCAGAGGGACGCTGCACACCGCAAGGAGACAAGTGTCTCCGCTgtgcgtcgcctgtctcctctgctcgaGGGGCATTCCACCccacgaaggagacagaaaacctCGAGAGTGACGACGCCGGCCAGCAGCGCGAAGAGACCAAGCCGCGCAGGATCAAGAcgcctttctccacttcttcttctactcCATCTAatccctcctcttccccaCCGCCTGTCGAACCTGAAAGAAGCTTCGGCTCCTCTGTTTGCGACCCCTTTTTGTCTGAGCATTCTCTTTCTGAGTGCTCTTCTCCAAATTCTCTggctctctcgtctcctgtctgttctgttcttccttgCGAGGCTGTGGGTGAtgcgggagaaggaaagtcAGAACTGCGTTGCTTGCCGGCGATTCGCAGCGGCTTGTTCTTCACGCAACAGCCCTCCTGGAACCTCTCTGGCGCTGATGATCTCGATGCTCTCTCCGCGCTCTGTCACTCTTTTTGGCTTTCTCtgacgcctgtctctccacatCCAAAACGACagtctcctgcttcctcttcttcatcgacctcctcctcttcttcgggctctcctgcctctcctccggcgcttgtttcttctcgtccttcacACGTTTGCAGAGGTCGCTTGGAAGCGCTGCAGTTTTCTGGAGATGACGACGCTCAGGGCGCCGAGGTTCCTCTGTGCTGGGTGAATCTGCGGGAGCTCCGGCCTCTCCACCCTGGGGAAACGCTTTGGACTTCCCCATCTGctccgcatgcatgcgcagtgGTCGTGACCCTGGTGGATGGCCAGCGCCTGACGaatctgtctccgtcctttccctgcactgtctctccctgtccacgtgtgtctccgccttcgcgttcgctctccctctcgtttcttcggaGATCAAAGACGCTCGACAGCAGGCCTTCGgcgtcctctcctcttgACTCCTCTGCCCCTTCGCCCCAGTTGCCTTCTCCCCACGCCCATTCAGAGGTGTctccgacgcatgcagaggtgtCTCCGGCTTATGGGACTGTCTCTGGAGTGCCTAGGCCCCTTCGCGGTTTTGTCCGGCACGACTCGGGAACAGGGCCTCTCGGGGCGGGCgcaggtgtctcttctttcgctttgaCTCGGTCAGCCACCTCGTTTCCTCCAGGGAGGTCCGCGGACGAATATCAGCTtccctgctcttctccgGTTCTCGGAGGCCTTTCTGAAAGGGAAGCTGGGGCCGCCAGCCTCCCCGCGCTATCCGCCCAGACGCTGTGGACGCGCTTGGAGTCTCTGAGGCAACTGGCGACAGAGGTGACCCGTGTGAagtgcgagagaagaaggcgggagagacagctgtctGCGCTGCTTGGCGGTGCAGTAGATACACCccagcgcgagagagagagacggcgcggGGATGCCGTGGACGTCTTGGGCTCGGGAGCCGGAAACTGGGAGAACGGAGAGCAGTCAACATGCAAGCCTGCCTTCAGTTCTTCTGCCTGGCAATATAGCGAAGGcaaggacgagaaagaggagaaacgagacagagcgcttcctcctgtctcccggACCGTGTCTTCAGCAGGGccaggggagaagagagagacaaggcaACAAGCAGTTTCTCGGTTCATCAAggtttctccgccttcttgcGACTGcccctcgacttcttccttaTCACGTTCCGGTTTGTGTGCCGACTTCAAGTCCTCCGTGTCTCCTggagtctctctcgcgaggTGTCTCGGTAGGTCTGGTCTTCGGGCGCGCGTCGAAGCCCTCAGAGAGGCGGTCGCGAGCGAGCGCCGGAGCCTGGAGACGGCGTCTCCGTGGGGTGAGTCTCGAGGCCAAGCGGTGTGCGGCGACCTCCCGCTTCTCCGACACGCGCTCTACTGCCGCCGCATCCGCATGCTTTGCGAGTTGGTCCAGATTTTTCCGGTGGAGAACTACGGCCGAGACAGAACCATTCGCGGCCTAGAAATTCCTTCCCTGGATGTGCTCGAGCGGTCGCTCTTCGGCGTCGTCTCGCCTCCCGTCTCGAGTCGCCGCCGCGGCAGCGCCCCACAGGCGCTGACGGGACCCGCGGGTCCCGAGTCTTCGGGGACTGGGCCGGCCGCGGGGCttgaaggcagagacagtctCTCTGATGCGCAGGGCGTCGCGACGAGTGTGGGGTCGTTCTCCTTCGCAAACGGCGGCGCGATGGCCCTGCTGAGGGGCGCGAGTGGCAGTGGCTCTTCAGGTTTTGTAGCCTTGGCAGGATCGGGGCCAACTGCCTCGGCGCCCGCGCAGCTGGCACCAgcggaggcggagacgctGTCCGCCGCGGTTGGCTTTCTCGTTCacctcgtcgtcttcatccAGAAATACCTCGACCTTCCGGTCGTCTCTCCCATCCTCAGTCCGCTCTTCCAACCGCAcgcgctgcgtctcctgtctccgactCTGTGGGGCGCGGGTCCCAGCgacgagaaaggcagacgcatgcactcgctGCGTCTGCAGGTCCTGCTGCAGCAGCACGAGCTGTCTCTGAAGCAGCTGGCGTCGGGCGCCTTCGAGCCCAGTGAGGGTAGAGCCCAAGAGGCCGGTGGGTCCCGCGCCTCCTTGCTGGGTGGCGGGGCCCTGGGAAGAGACAGTTTGGCGGCGGGGGCGTTCTTCGGCGGCAGAGGTGCGACTGTGCAGACCACAGGGAGCACTGCAaacgctgcctctctcctcggttTAGCCGCAAACGGAAGCTCGACAGGAGCATCACTGTCTGCACCCCTGCCCGCCCTCGACTGGCGCATCCAGCTTCCGCTGTATCTACACCCGAGTGCCGGGGGCGGCGGCGGGACTGCcatgctgcagagacagcagacttTCCTCGAGGGCCTCAGAACCGTCGCGGAGTGTCTCTCCGAGGAGTGGGGCGCCGAGCTCGGCGTCCGGCTGTCGCAGAGTCAGGTCCGCGTCCGATTTGTGGGATCGAGACCCTGTGGGGACGGAACAGacgacagggaagaagacatggAGGACCCCCTGAATGTCCTCGAAACCGTAGAAACAATTCTCCACCGAGAGATGTGGGGATTCGGCAGCCTCAGTTAA